The segment CGAAGCTTGGCAGAACGCAGTGGCCAGTTACGCTGGAGAAATTCGCCGGATCGGTCATGAAAAATCTCCGTTTTGGCTAATAGTCAGAACGTTTGCATCGGCCGCTTGCGAAGCGGATGATCCCGAATCTTTTTATGACGATTTGGATGCCGGATTCACGAGAGAATTAACGGAAGAAGACGAGTATCGTTTTGACGAAGCTCTATCAAACGTTCTTGATCAATCTACGGAAATCCTGGTCGCGATTTCGGAAGCATACAACGAAGAAGACGAAGAACGCGCCGAAGCCGTGACCGATGAGGCGATTTCCGGAATCTTAGGCGGTCTTAAGGATGCAGGGATCCAAACGATGGCGGATTCCGATCTTATCGAAGTGGCTATTCGCATTTTGAATACTCGACTCGCTTTATACGAAATTTCCGTAGACGAAAGCTTCAGTTTGGACAGTTTGAAGGGGATTTCCGACGAAGAGGAAAGAAGCATATTGGAACCGTTCGTCTCCTTTCTCTTGGAAGATTATAAATCGATCGAGGATCAGGAGGAGCGATTCGCGCTTCTGATGCAGATTCTTTTCGATACTCTCTGGGCCCTTTTTTATCTAGGGCTGGAAGAGGATGCGGAAGAATAATAATTCCTAAATAGATCGGGGAATTTCCTTCGGCGATATTTTCTAATGGATAAACGAATTAGTTTGTCGTAATTCTCTCTTTTTCCGCCCGGAAACAGGCAACGCAAATAATTCCGCTCATGATCGCCAAGCAAGAGCTCATAATAAACGGGGCTCCGGGAAAATAAAGAATCGAGCCGGATTTCGTAAAATAGGAGAATAGGTTCGTCATGATCACCGGACCTATGATGGAAGTAAGACTCATGATACTTCCCATCATTCCCTGTAATTCACCTTGCGCGTTAGCCGGTATATGGTTGGAAACGTAACCTTGAATTGCAGGTGTCGCGAGAAAGCTGAACGCAAATGGAACCAATAGCGCGTACATCATCCATCCTTGGGTCGATAAGGCGAAGAGAATGCTCACGAAAATTCTGACAAAGATTCCCAAATACGCTGCGTTCTTTTGACCCAGCTTCGGAATGATAACTCGGAGTAAGAATCCCTGCACGAATACGATCGTGATTCCTACAACTCCAAGAGAGTATCCTACCAATTCCTCGTTCCATTGAAATTTCTCCATCGTAAAATACGTCCAGGTCGATTCGGAAGAATGGTTTGCGATGAATAGAAGAGCGATGGAAAGCAATAGTCCGGAGAGCGCCCCCGGGAGTTTATTCATTTGAACCAGCGAGCCGATCGGATTGGCTCGTTTCCATTCAAATTCCCTTCTGTTTTCCTTCGACAAAGACTCGGGAAGTACGAAATATCCGTAAATCCAATTTAAAAGAGATAAGGCGGCTGCGACTAAGAACGGTGCTCTTGGCCCGAACTTGCTGAAGATTCCTCCGATGACCGGTCCTATAATAAATCCGATTCCGAAGGCCGCTCCGATTAAGCCGAAATTTTGGGAACGTTTTTCCGGAGTGCTGATGTCAGCAATATAAGCCGTTGCCGTGCTGAAACTAGCTCCGGTGAGTCCGGCTACGATTCGTCCGATGAACAACCACCAAATGTCCGGGGCAAAAGCCAAAAATACATAATCTATTCCTAATCCTAATAGAGAGGCGAGTAATACCGGTCGTCTTCCAAAACGATCGCTTAGACCGCCTAAAATCGGCGCAAAAATAAATTGAGTAAATGCATACGCGAACGTAAGCCAACCTCCATGGAGAGAGGCCTGACTCAGATCCCCGCCGATTAATTGTTCGATGAGCTTTGGAACCACCGGGATTATGATGCCGAATCCGGTGAAATCGATCAGTAGAGTGATTAGAATAAAGCGGAGGGCGCCCGTTTTGGCGACTGTCATGGATGGATCCTTAAACTAAATTTGAAATCATTTCGAGATGTTAAATGGGAATTCCGACATAAGGAGAATTTCGCATTCGTTTTTCGTAAAGCCATTTATTCTATTTTCGAACACGCTACACTCTTTCAACGGCTATGAGGCTGATATCGTCTTGGGGAAGCGTCTGTCCTAACCAAGCCTCGATATCTTGAAGAACGATATCGGGAATAGTTTCTATGGGCTCTTTCGACAGTTCCTTTAATCGAAGTTGCAATCTGCGCTCTCCCCAGGCTTCTCTCTGAGAATTAAATTGCTCGAAAACTCCGTCGGAAAATAGAAATAGCCTGTCTCCCGAGCGAAACGACCTCTCGGCGTTTTCATAACCTTTATTGTTTCGAAGCCCGATGATCGGTCCGGTCCGGCGCAAAGGCGATAGCTCGGACGACACCAGAAGTATCTGATCGGGGTGACCGGCCGACGCATACACGATACGATCTTCCTTCGCATAAATATCCACGATAAATGAAGAAAAAATCGTTCCCAGAGAGGAGAATTTTCTTTGGAATTTATCATCCAAAAGATACAGGCAAAAGGCCGGGTCTTTTGCTCCATATTTAATTCCTTCGTATTCCGCCTTGATTGCCATTGTGACTAACGCGGCTTGGACCCCGTGGCCAGTGGCGTCGGCCAAGAAAACGCGAAAGATTCCGGGAGAAATTTCGAATAAGTCGTAAAAATCGCCGCCTACTTCGTCTTTAGGAAGATATTTTACCGAGTACCTTATTTCACGGAAAGCTTCCGAATTTTCCGGGAAGAGTTTTTTCTGTATGCTTTGAGCGACCAGTAAATCTTTACGAATATGATCTAATGAGCGATTAAGTTCGGAGGTTTTTTCGAGGACCAATGCTTCCAGATTATCCTTTAGTATATTTAGCGCGTTGTTGGAGATCTGAAGGTTTTCGGTCAATTCTTCCGATTTCCTGAAGGCTCTCGCTATTCTTCTGGATAAAACTAAGGATTGGCAAAGAGTAAACAGCAGTAAGCCGTACGGAGATAAATTCGCTCCTCGGATATTCAATCGATCCCAAATCAAATCCGCACCGACGGTTATACCGAAAGCAATAAATCCGCCTAAGAAAAGAATAGCATCCTCTTGCTTGCGGTATGCGGCGATACCTGCCGCTACAATCGTATATACGATGCAAAAAGCCGTTATGATCTGGAAAGGATCGATTA is part of the Leptospira broomii serovar Hurstbridge str. 5399 genome and harbors:
- a CDS encoding TCR/Tet family MFS transporter, with amino-acid sequence MTVAKTGALRFILITLLIDFTGFGIIIPVVPKLIEQLIGGDLSQASLHGGWLTFAYAFTQFIFAPILGGLSDRFGRRPVLLASLLGLGIDYVFLAFAPDIWWLFIGRIVAGLTGASFSTATAYIADISTPEKRSQNFGLIGAAFGIGFIIGPVIGGIFSKFGPRAPFLVAAALSLLNWIYGYFVLPESLSKENRREFEWKRANPIGSLVQMNKLPGALSGLLLSIALLFIANHSSESTWTYFTMEKFQWNEELVGYSLGVVGITIVFVQGFLLRVIIPKLGQKNAAYLGIFVRIFVSILFALSTQGWMMYALLVPFAFSFLATPAIQGYVSNHIPANAQGELQGMMGSIMSLTSIIGPVIMTNLFSYFTKSGSILYFPGAPFIMSSCLAIMSGIICVACFRAEKERITTN
- a CDS encoding PP2C family protein-serine/threonine phosphatase codes for the protein MNVFFIIFSIFILFQGNTYASPSQSAIFEMSGSEDEVVSLEGNWQFVYGSFVDPKQAADFTSWGTLSIPESWQGKTVGNKILPREGIATLRLVLHFSPNSLGKDYQLFLPDFASAYRLYIDGKLTYSSGLPSAEAKQEIPRLKPTYISIRPNSHSVEILLQGSNWVNNFGGFWQVPKIGSASAMELEKTFVQSREAFLFGGLLLIGLYHIGLFLFRRKELSILYFAIFCFLLSLRIILVGNRLLLDILPEFAWDSLFRLEFFSFYTAVPIFLLFLHSLFPLNTHRSIVIGSIVLSGIYNISLLFPVSFFTKIIDPFQIITAFCIVYTIVAAGIAAYRKQEDAILFLGGFIAFGITVGADLIWDRLNIRGANLSPYGLLLFTLCQSLVLSRRIARAFRKSEELTENLQISNNALNILKDNLEALVLEKTSELNRSLDHIRKDLLVAQSIQKKLFPENSEAFREIRYSVKYLPKDEVGGDFYDLFEISPGIFRVFLADATGHGVQAALVTMAIKAEYEGIKYGAKDPAFCLYLLDDKFQRKFSSLGTIFSSFIVDIYAKEDRIVYASAGHPDQILLVSSELSPLRRTGPIIGLRNNKGYENAERSFRSGDRLFLFSDGVFEQFNSQREAWGERRLQLRLKELSKEPIETIPDIVLQDIEAWLGQTLPQDDISLIAVERV